The proteins below come from a single Streptomyces spongiicola genomic window:
- the ftsR gene encoding transcriptional regulator FtsR, with the protein MRRTPAGGAGHGTAGGDRLVSIGSVLNQLREEFPEVTISKIRFLEAEGLVEPRRTPSGYRKFSPGDVERLARVLRMQRDHYLPLKVIREHLEALARGERPPFPSQGGPAGSSGGAGECLPEGPTAVRVGRAELLAAAEATEEELGEWEAYGLITPSADSSYEAGSVAVARLIADLGRFGLEPRHLRAMKAAADRDAGLVEQVVAPLRRHRNPQTRAHAEATARELAALSVRLHSALVQTALGVRLP; encoded by the coding sequence ATGCGGCGAACTCCGGCGGGCGGTGCCGGCCACGGCACCGCCGGCGGCGACCGGCTGGTCAGCATCGGCTCGGTGCTGAACCAGCTGCGTGAAGAGTTTCCCGAGGTCACCATCTCCAAGATCCGGTTCCTGGAGGCCGAGGGTCTCGTCGAGCCGCGGCGCACGCCGTCCGGCTACCGCAAGTTCAGCCCCGGGGACGTCGAGCGGCTCGCGCGGGTCCTGCGCATGCAGCGGGACCACTACCTGCCGCTGAAGGTCATCCGCGAGCACCTCGAAGCCCTGGCGCGCGGCGAACGGCCCCCGTTCCCGTCCCAGGGCGGACCGGCGGGATCCTCCGGCGGGGCGGGCGAGTGCCTGCCCGAGGGGCCCACGGCGGTGCGTGTCGGGCGGGCGGAGCTGCTCGCGGCCGCCGAAGCGACCGAGGAGGAGCTCGGCGAGTGGGAGGCCTACGGCCTGATCACCCCTTCGGCGGACTCCTCCTACGAAGCCGGGTCCGTGGCGGTGGCCAGGCTGATCGCCGACCTGGGCAGGTTCGGTCTGGAGCCGAGGCATCTGCGGGCGATGAAGGCCGCCGCCGACCGCGACGCGGGTCTGGTCGAACAAGTGGTCGCACCACTGCGCCGGCACCGCAACCCGCAGACCAGAGCGCATGCCGAGGCGACCGCGAGGGAGCTGGCGGCACTCTCGGTCAGGCTGCACTCGGCGCTGGTGCAGACGGCGCTGGGGGTACGTCTCCCCTGA
- a CDS encoding zinc-ribbon and FHA domain-containing protein: MSGGYGRCEDVRVGGFFHSGFLPHGRVCFGQGESPVKLFGKLFGKSAREEGGTARHRVPRHGQEAEQSGERPLFRDEIAGGDIPGGQGASAVDPAGPGRIGFGEPSTSSTGGGFAPDPYASHAPAGQPRQEDPSMPVCARCGNRNAETSRFCSNCGAPLRSGVPAERASETTSTISISGIEAYEAEATGQTPLPSLSPEAQAAVEALPLGSALLVVRRGPNAGSRFLLDSELTTAGRHPQSDIFLDDFTVSRRHVEFRRAADGTFTVTDVGSLNGTYVNREPIDSVVVASGDEVQIGKYRLVFYANQRGI, from the coding sequence CTGTCCGGAGGGTACGGACGTTGTGAGGACGTCCGGGTCGGCGGGTTTTTTCATTCAGGGTTCCTGCCCCACGGGCGGGTCTGTTTCGGTCAAGGGGAATCGCCCGTGAAGTTGTTTGGGAAGTTGTTCGGCAAGAGCGCACGCGAGGAGGGCGGCACCGCCCGTCATCGCGTACCGCGCCACGGCCAGGAGGCGGAGCAGAGCGGCGAGCGCCCGCTGTTCCGGGACGAGATCGCCGGTGGTGACATTCCGGGCGGTCAGGGCGCGTCTGCTGTTGACCCTGCCGGTCCCGGCCGCATAGGTTTCGGGGAACCGTCAACCTCAAGTACGGGTGGAGGGTTTGCGCCCGACCCGTATGCATCCCATGCCCCCGCGGGGCAGCCGCGGCAGGAGGACCCGTCCATGCCGGTGTGTGCGCGATGCGGCAACCGCAACGCAGAGACCAGCCGCTTCTGCTCCAACTGCGGCGCGCCGCTGCGGTCCGGAGTTCCGGCGGAACGTGCCTCGGAGACGACCTCGACGATCTCCATCTCGGGTATCGAGGCATACGAGGCGGAGGCCACGGGGCAGACACCCCTCCCCTCGCTGTCGCCGGAGGCCCAGGCGGCGGTCGAGGCCCTCCCGCTCGGCTCGGCCCTGCTCGTGGTGCGGCGCGGGCCCAACGCCGGCAGCCGCTTCCTCCTCGACAGCGAACTGACGACGGCGGGCCGCCACCCCCAGAGCGACATCTTCCTCGACGACTTCACCGTCTCGCGCCGTCATGTGGAGTTCCGCAGGGCGGCCGACGGCACCTTCACCGTCACGGACGTCGGCAGCCTCAACGGCACATACGTCAACCGCGAGCCGATCGACTCGGTCGTCGTGGCGAGCGGTGACGAAGTTCAGATCGGCAAGTACCGGCTGGTCTTCTACGCGAACCAGCGGGGCATCTGA
- a CDS encoding DUF881 domain-containing protein, with product MVPPGGKPQLTGRQRLVAGLWPPRFSRAQLVVALLLFVLGLGLAIQVQSTSGSSALRGARQEDLVRILDELDDRTKRLEDEKQRLEEQRTELETSSDQAEEARRQTQEKERQLGILAGTVAAQGPGITLSISDGAGAVESDMLLDAIQELRAAGAEAIQVNGVRVVADSYFSDDAGSIRVDGRRIGAPYRFKVIGRSQDLEPALNIPGGVVQTLEKEQATVTVTRAEKIVVDALRPLERPDYARSSSR from the coding sequence GTGGTGCCGCCCGGCGGCAAGCCGCAGCTGACGGGCCGGCAGCGGCTGGTGGCCGGGTTGTGGCCGCCCCGCTTCTCCCGCGCCCAACTCGTCGTTGCCCTGCTGCTGTTCGTACTGGGTCTCGGTCTGGCGATCCAGGTCCAGTCGACGAGCGGCAGCAGCGCCCTGCGCGGCGCGCGCCAGGAGGATCTCGTGCGGATCCTCGACGAACTGGATGACCGCACCAAGCGTCTGGAAGACGAGAAGCAGCGGCTCGAGGAGCAGCGGACCGAGCTGGAGACCAGCTCGGACCAGGCCGAAGAGGCGCGCAGGCAGACGCAGGAGAAGGAGCGGCAGCTGGGCATCCTCGCCGGTACCGTGGCGGCACAGGGCCCGGGCATCACGCTGAGCATCAGCGACGGGGCCGGGGCGGTCGAGTCGGACATGCTGCTCGACGCGATCCAGGAACTCCGTGCCGCGGGGGCCGAGGCGATCCAGGTCAACGGAGTGAGGGTCGTCGCGGACTCCTACTTCTCCGACGACGCCGGCTCGATCCGGGTGGACGGGAGGAGGATCGGCGCCCCGTACCGGTTCAAGGTCATCGGCAGGTCCCAGGACCTCGAGCCCGCGCTGAACATTCCCGGTGGGGTGGTGCAGACCCTGGAGAAGGAGCAGGCCACCGTCACCGTGACCCGTGCGGAGAAGATCGTCGTGGATGCCTTGCGACCGCTTGAGCGGCCTGACTACGCTCGGTCGTCCTCCCGGTGA
- a CDS encoding small basic family protein: MIAVLGLVLGVVAGLLLRPEVPAVVEPYLPIAVVAALDAVFGGLRAMLDGIFVDKVFVVSFLSNVVVAALIVFLGDKLGVGAQLSTGVVVVLGIRIFSNAAAIRRHVFRA; this comes from the coding sequence GTGATCGCCGTACTGGGCCTGGTCTTGGGAGTGGTGGCGGGACTGCTGCTCCGCCCCGAGGTGCCGGCAGTGGTCGAGCCCTACCTCCCGATCGCCGTCGTCGCGGCCCTCGACGCGGTGTTCGGCGGCCTGCGGGCCATGCTCGACGGGATCTTCGTCGACAAGGTCTTCGTGGTCTCGTTCCTGTCGAACGTCGTCGTCGCCGCTCTGATCGTCTTCCTCGGCGACAAGCTGGGCGTCGGGGCGCAGCTGTCCACGGGCGTGGTGGTCGTCCTGGGCATCCGGATCTTCTCCAACGCGGCCGCGATCCGCCGCCATGTGTTCCGGGCGTGA
- a CDS encoding DUF881 domain-containing protein, with product MPQQPPDPSAVSPPRPDASMSLLNNVMDHSLDDGYAEAAARRKAEGGALPQTLRAKLWLAAGLVLAALVVTLGAAQARISAPVVAKEREELIDRIEAETAAADELEQNVDRLREEVGERQRRALQHQGGDLGSLVALLSGATEVTGRGIKLVVDDAKGSEADGGGPRESGGFSDTGRVRDRDMQRVVNGLWESGAEAVAINGQRLTALSAIRAAGDAILVDNKPLVPPYTVLAVGDGQKLSTAFQDSADGQYLHALRENFGIRSRISAQEQVRLPAAPSLIVRTAQPSTPGGTGQGTADTGKGTS from the coding sequence ATGCCGCAGCAGCCCCCCGATCCGAGCGCCGTCTCGCCGCCGCGTCCCGACGCGTCCATGTCGCTGCTGAACAACGTCATGGACCACAGTCTCGACGACGGTTACGCGGAGGCGGCTGCCCGCAGGAAGGCGGAGGGCGGGGCGCTGCCCCAGACCCTGAGGGCCAAGCTGTGGCTGGCGGCCGGGCTGGTGCTGGCTGCCCTGGTGGTCACGCTCGGAGCGGCTCAGGCGCGGATATCGGCACCCGTCGTGGCGAAGGAACGTGAAGAACTCATCGACCGTATCGAGGCCGAGACCGCGGCCGCCGACGAACTGGAGCAGAACGTCGACCGGCTCCGCGAGGAGGTCGGTGAGCGGCAGCGCAGGGCGCTCCAGCACCAGGGAGGGGACCTGGGATCCCTCGTGGCCCTGCTCTCCGGCGCGACGGAGGTGACCGGGCGGGGGATCAAGCTCGTCGTCGACGACGCCAAGGGCAGCGAGGCGGACGGCGGCGGCCCTCGGGAGAGCGGCGGCTTCTCCGACACCGGCCGGGTCCGCGACCGGGACATGCAGCGCGTCGTCAACGGACTCTGGGAGTCCGGCGCGGAGGCCGTCGCGATCAACGGGCAGCGGCTGACGGCCCTGTCCGCGATCAGGGCCGCCGGTGACGCCATACTCGTCGACAACAAGCCGCTGGTGCCGCCGTACACGGTGCTCGCCGTGGGGGACGGCCAGAAGCTGAGCACCGCCTTCCAGGACAGCGCGGACGGCCAGTACCTCCACGCGCTCCGGGAGAACTTCGGTATCCGGAGCCGCATCTCCGCACAGGAGCAGGTGCGTCTGCCGGCCGCGCCGAGCCTGATCGTACGTACCGCGCAGCCGAGCACCCCCGGTGGAACCGGACAGGGCACGGCAGATACAGGGAAGGGCACATCGTGA
- a CDS encoding mannose-1-phosphate guanyltransferase, with product MKAVVMAGGEGTRLRPMTSSMPKPLLPVVNRPIMEHVLRLLKRHGLTETVVTVQFLASLVKNYFGDGEELGMELTYAHEEKPLGTAGSVKNAEEALKDDAFLVISGDALTDFDLSDLVRFHKEKGALVTVCLTRVPNPLEFGITIVDEQGKVERFLEKPTWGQVFSDTVNTGIYVMEPEVFDYVEPDVPVDWSGDVFPQLMKEGKPIYGYIAEGYWEDVGTHESYVKAQADVLEGKVDVEVDGFEISPGVWVAEGAEVHPDAVLRGPLYVGDYAKVEAGAEIREHTVVGSNVVVKSGAFLHRAVVHDNVYVGPHSNLRGCVVGKNTDIMRAVRIEDGAVVGDECLIGEESIVQGNVRIYPFKTIEAGAFVNTSVIWESRGQAHLFGARGVSGILNVEITPELAVRLAGAYATTLKKGATVTTARDHSRGARALKRAVISALQASAIDVRDLENVPLPVARQQTARGSAGGIMIRTSPGVPDSVDIMFFDERGADLSQGGQRKLDRVYARQEYRRAFPGEVGDLFFPASIYDSYTGSLLRDVDTTGIAEAGLKVVIDASNGSAGLVLPSLLGRLGVDTLTINPGLDESRPTETLEQRRQGLVRLGEIAASARAAFGVRFDPVGERLSFVDERGRIVEDDRALLVMLDLVAAERRSGRVALPVTTTRIAEQVAAYHGTQVEWTTTSPDDLTRVCREESTVFGGDGRGGFIIPEFSSVFDGPAAFVRLLGLVARTQLTLSQIDARIPRAHVLRKDIATPWAVKGLVMRRVVEAAGDRSVDTTDGVRVVEADGRWVLVLPDPSEAVTHLWAEGPDDASARALLGEWSAVVEGAGDAAGQ from the coding sequence ATGAAGGCCGTCGTGATGGCTGGTGGCGAAGGAACACGACTTCGCCCCATGACCTCGAGCATGCCCAAGCCACTGCTGCCGGTGGTCAACAGGCCGATCATGGAGCATGTGCTGCGCCTGCTCAAGCGGCACGGGCTCACTGAGACGGTCGTGACCGTCCAGTTCCTCGCCTCCCTCGTCAAGAACTACTTCGGCGACGGGGAGGAACTCGGGATGGAACTCACCTATGCGCACGAGGAGAAGCCTCTCGGTACCGCCGGCAGTGTGAAGAACGCGGAAGAGGCGCTGAAGGACGACGCGTTTCTCGTCATTTCCGGAGACGCGCTCACCGACTTCGACCTGTCCGATCTCGTCAGGTTCCACAAGGAGAAGGGCGCACTCGTCACGGTGTGCCTGACCCGGGTGCCGAATCCCCTCGAATTCGGCATCACGATCGTGGACGAACAGGGAAAGGTCGAGCGGTTCCTGGAGAAACCCACCTGGGGTCAGGTCTTCTCGGACACCGTGAACACCGGCATCTACGTGATGGAGCCCGAGGTCTTCGACTACGTCGAACCCGATGTCCCCGTCGACTGGTCCGGTGACGTCTTCCCGCAGCTGATGAAGGAAGGCAAGCCGATCTACGGCTATATCGCCGAAGGCTACTGGGAGGACGTCGGCACACACGAGAGCTATGTGAAGGCTCAGGCCGACGTTCTCGAGGGCAAGGTCGACGTGGAGGTCGACGGCTTCGAGATCTCGCCCGGTGTCTGGGTCGCCGAGGGCGCGGAGGTCCATCCGGACGCCGTGCTGCGGGGCCCCCTCTACGTCGGTGACTACGCCAAGGTCGAAGCGGGCGCGGAGATCCGTGAGCACACCGTGGTCGGGTCCAACGTGGTCGTGAAGTCAGGAGCGTTCCTGCACCGGGCCGTCGTCCACGACAACGTGTACGTCGGGCCGCACAGCAATCTGCGCGGCTGCGTCGTCGGCAAGAACACCGACATCATGCGCGCCGTGCGGATCGAGGACGGCGCGGTCGTCGGCGACGAGTGCCTCATCGGCGAGGAGTCCATCGTCCAGGGCAACGTGCGGATCTATCCGTTCAAGACGATCGAGGCCGGGGCCTTCGTCAACACCTCGGTGATCTGGGAGTCGCGCGGTCAGGCGCATCTGTTCGGGGCCCGCGGGGTATCGGGAATCCTCAACGTCGAGATCACGCCGGAACTGGCCGTGAGGCTCGCTGGGGCCTACGCCACGACCCTCAAGAAGGGAGCGACCGTCACCACGGCCCGTGACCACTCCCGGGGTGCGCGCGCCCTGAAACGGGCGGTGATCTCCGCACTCCAGGCCAGTGCCATCGACGTGCGGGACCTGGAGAACGTGCCGCTGCCGGTCGCCCGGCAGCAGACGGCCCGCGGCAGCGCCGGCGGCATCATGATCCGGACCTCCCCCGGTGTCCCGGACTCGGTCGACATCATGTTCTTCGACGAACGCGGCGCCGACCTGTCGCAGGGCGGCCAGCGGAAGCTCGACCGCGTGTACGCGCGGCAGGAGTACCGGCGTGCCTTCCCGGGAGAAGTCGGAGACCTCTTCTTCCCGGCGAGCATCTACGACTCGTACACGGGCTCGCTGCTGCGCGACGTCGACACCACCGGGATCGCGGAGGCCGGGCTCAAGGTCGTCATCGACGCGTCGAACGGCAGCGCCGGCCTCGTGCTGCCGAGCCTGCTCGGCAGGCTCGGCGTGGACACGCTGACGATCAACCCCGGGCTCGACGAGTCGCGGCCGACCGAGACGCTCGAGCAGCGCCGTCAGGGACTGGTGCGGCTCGGTGAGATCGCGGCGTCCGCGCGTGCCGCCTTCGGCGTGCGCTTCGACCCCGTCGGCGAGCGGCTGTCGTTCGTCGACGAGCGCGGCCGGATCGTGGAGGACGACCGGGCGCTTCTGGTCATGCTGGACCTCGTGGCCGCGGAACGCCGCAGCGGCAGGGTGGCGCTGCCGGTGACGACGACCCGCATCGCCGAGCAGGTCGCCGCCTACCACGGCACCCAGGTGGAGTGGACGACCACGTCCCCCGACGATCTCACCCGGGTCTGCCGCGAGGAGTCGACCGTCTTCGGCGGCGACGGCCGAGGCGGCTTCATCATCCCGGAGTTCAGCAGCGTCTTCGACGGACCGGCCGCGTTCGTCCGGCTGCTCGGCCTGGTGGCGCGCACCCAGCTCACACTGAGTCAGATCGACGCCCGCATTCCGCGGGCCCATGTGCTCCGCAAGGACATCGCGACGCCGTGGGCGGTCAAGGGCCTCGTGATGCGCAGGGTCGTCGAGGCCGCCGGCGACCGCTCCGTGGACACCACCGACGGTGTCCGCGTGGTGGAGGCGGACGGGCGCTGGGTGCTGGTGCTGCCCGACCCGTCCGAGGCCGTCACCCATCTGTGGGCCGAGGGCCCCGACGACGCGTCGGCCCGGGCGCTGCTGGGCGAGTGGTCCGCGGTCGTGGAAGGCGCAGGTGACGCCGCCGGGCAGTGA
- a CDS encoding CDP-alcohol phosphatidyltransferase family protein has product MEVQETRVQTDRVLTIPNILSMARLLGVPLFLWLILLPEFGGPRADGWALLVLALSGISDYLDGKLARRWNQISSLGRILDPAADRLYILSTIVGLTWRGILPLWLTVALLARDLILLVMVGILRRHGYPPPQVNFLGKAATFNLMYAFPLLLLSDGDGWLASLAEVFGWAFAGWGTTLYWWAGILYVVQVRRLVKADAVAD; this is encoded by the coding sequence GTGGAGGTCCAGGAGACCCGTGTTCAGACCGACCGAGTACTCACCATCCCCAACATCCTCAGCATGGCCCGCCTGCTCGGAGTCCCGCTGTTCCTGTGGCTGATCCTCCTGCCCGAGTTCGGCGGACCGAGAGCGGACGGCTGGGCGCTTCTCGTGCTCGCACTGAGCGGCATCAGCGACTATCTGGACGGGAAGCTCGCCCGTCGATGGAACCAGATCAGCAGCCTCGGCCGGATCCTCGATCCCGCGGCGGACCGCCTCTACATCCTTTCCACCATCGTGGGTCTGACCTGGAGGGGCATCCTGCCTCTCTGGTTGACCGTGGCTCTTCTGGCGCGGGATCTGATACTGCTCGTGATGGTGGGAATCCTGCGCCGGCACGGCTATCCGCCTCCCCAGGTGAACTTTCTCGGCAAGGCGGCTACCTTCAACTTGATGTATGCGTTCCCGCTCCTGCTGCTCAGCGACGGAGACGGGTGGCTCGCGTCACTCGCCGAAGTTTTCGGATGGGCGTTCGCAGGATGGGGTACAACTCTGTACTGGTGGGCAGGGATCCTCTATGTGGTCCAGGTCCGCCGACTCGTCAAGGCCGACGCCGTGGCCGATTGA
- a CDS encoding PTS sugar transporter subunit IIA, producing MTTVTSPLAGRAVGLAAVPDPVFSGAMVGPGTAIDPVREPSEAVSPVDGIVVSLHPHAFVVVDPEGHGVLTHLGVDTVQLNGEGFDLLVNKGDTVTRGQAVVRWSPVAVAEAGKSPICPVVALEASAASLGGLREEGDVRTGDELFSWQ from the coding sequence ATGACAACCGTGACCTCGCCCCTGGCCGGGCGCGCCGTCGGGCTCGCCGCAGTGCCCGACCCGGTGTTCTCCGGTGCCATGGTCGGTCCCGGTACGGCGATCGACCCCGTGCGGGAGCCGTCCGAGGCGGTCTCCCCGGTGGATGGCATCGTCGTCTCCCTTCATCCGCACGCCTTTGTCGTCGTCGACCCCGAGGGGCACGGTGTGCTGACCCATCTCGGCGTCGACACGGTGCAACTCAACGGTGAGGGGTTCGACCTCCTCGTCAACAAGGGCGACACCGTGACCCGCGGCCAGGCCGTCGTGCGGTGGAGTCCGGTCGCGGTCGCGGAAGCCGGCAAGTCCCCCATCTGCCCCGTGGTGGCCCTCGAGGCCTCCGCCGCCTCGCTGGGCGGACTCCGCGAGGAGGGCGACGTCAGGACCGGCGACGAACTGTTCAGCTGGCAGTGA
- the ptsP gene encoding phosphoenolpyruvate--protein phosphotransferase: METTLQGVGVSHGVAVGEVRHMGTAVLEPPAKQIPAGDAEREQGRARHAVGAVAADLLARGNLAGGEAQHVLEAQAMMARDPELTADVERRIAVGSTAERAVYDAFAAYRALLAGAGEYLAGRVADLDDVRNRIVARLLGVPMPGVPDSDEPYVLIARDLAPADTALLDPALVLGFVTEEGGPTSHSAILARALGVPAVVALPGACELGEGTVVAVDGSTGEVFVEPGDERRERLTEAAAERRAALAASTGPGATSDGHKVPLLANVGGPGDVPAAVQAGAEGVGLFRTEFLFLDDGRQAPSEARQVEAYRKVLEAFPEGRVVVRVLDAGADKPLDFLTPADEPNPALGVRGLRTLLDHPEVLRTQLTALAKAAEGLPVYLEVMAPMVADRADARAFAQACREAGLNAKYGVMVEIPSAALRARSVLQEVEFLSLGTNDLAQYTFAADRQLGAVSRLQDPWQPALLDLVALSAEAAAAEGKSCGVCGEAAADPLLACVLTGLGVTSLSMGAASIPYVRATLAKHTLAQCERAAAAARAADSAGEARRAAQAVLSGE, from the coding sequence ATGGAGACAACGCTGCAGGGCGTCGGCGTCAGCCACGGTGTGGCGGTCGGCGAGGTTCGGCACATGGGCACGGCGGTACTGGAACCGCCGGCCAAGCAGATACCCGCGGGGGACGCCGAGCGCGAGCAGGGGCGCGCCCGTCACGCGGTCGGCGCCGTGGCGGCCGATCTCCTCGCACGCGGCAATCTGGCCGGCGGCGAGGCGCAGCACGTGCTCGAGGCGCAGGCCATGATGGCCCGGGACCCTGAGCTGACGGCGGACGTCGAGCGGCGGATCGCCGTCGGGAGCACGGCCGAGCGTGCCGTCTACGACGCCTTCGCCGCCTACCGGGCGCTGCTGGCGGGTGCCGGTGAGTACCTGGCCGGCCGGGTGGCCGACCTGGACGATGTCCGGAACCGCATCGTGGCGCGGCTCCTCGGGGTGCCGATGCCGGGCGTGCCGGACAGCGACGAGCCCTACGTACTGATCGCGCGGGACCTCGCTCCCGCGGACACGGCACTGCTCGACCCGGCGCTGGTGCTCGGGTTCGTCACCGAGGAGGGCGGGCCGACCAGCCACAGCGCGATTCTGGCCCGGGCCCTCGGCGTGCCGGCCGTGGTCGCACTCCCGGGAGCCTGCGAACTCGGCGAGGGGACGGTGGTCGCGGTCGACGGCAGCACCGGCGAGGTCTTCGTGGAGCCGGGCGACGAGCGGCGTGAGCGACTCACCGAGGCTGCGGCCGAGCGGAGGGCCGCCCTGGCCGCGTCAACCGGTCCGGGTGCGACCTCGGACGGCCACAAGGTGCCGCTGCTGGCCAACGTCGGCGGCCCCGGAGACGTGCCGGCCGCAGTACAAGCCGGTGCCGAGGGGGTGGGTCTGTTCCGCACCGAGTTCCTCTTCCTCGACGACGGCAGACAGGCGCCTTCGGAGGCCAGGCAGGTGGAGGCGTACCGGAAAGTGCTGGAGGCGTTCCCCGAGGGACGGGTCGTCGTGCGGGTGCTGGACGCCGGCGCGGACAAGCCGCTCGACTTCCTGACTCCTGCCGACGAGCCGAACCCGGCTCTGGGCGTGCGGGGACTGCGGACGCTGCTCGACCACCCCGAGGTGCTGCGCACTCAGCTCACCGCGCTGGCGAAGGCCGCCGAGGGGCTGCCCGTGTACCTGGAGGTCATGGCGCCGATGGTGGCCGACCGGGCGGACGCCAGGGCGTTCGCGCAGGCGTGCCGCGAGGCCGGGCTGAACGCGAAGTACGGCGTGATGGTCGAGATCCCGTCCGCGGCCCTGCGGGCACGGTCGGTGCTGCAGGAGGTCGAGTTCCTGTCGCTGGGCACGAATGACCTGGCCCAGTACACCTTCGCCGCCGACCGCCAGCTGGGTGCGGTGTCCCGGCTCCAGGACCCCTGGCAGCCCGCTCTGCTCGACCTGGTCGCGCTGTCCGCCGAGGCGGCCGCGGCCGAGGGGAAGAGCTGCGGAGTGTGCGGCGAGGCCGCGGCGGACCCGCTGCTCGCGTGCGTGCTGACGGGCCTGGGTGTCACCTCCCTTTCGATGGGTGCGGCGTCCATCCCGTATGTACGGGCGACGCTGGCGAAGCACACACTGGCCCAGTGCGAGCGTGCCGCCGCCGCGGCGCGGGCGGCGGACTCCGCCGGTGAGGCACGGCGTGCCGCGCAGGCGGTGCTGTCCGGGGAGTGA